AAGTGAATCGCTGCAACATCAGAAGCGCCATGGTAGAGTGTCATGAGTCCTTCCAAACTACCGATAAATGATGGCTGTAATGAAATCGAATGCATTTCCTTTTGGACCATTTTAAGCAAGTGTTCAATAACAAAATCATGACTGCCTGTAATTTTAATAGTATACATTTGTATAGAATTGGGAGGGGTATTGCTCATTTTTTCTTGCTTTGGCGCTGCCATCATACTTCCTTTATAGCGGTCAACCTCTGACTGTTCAATTCGCATCTTGTTTCCTACTTTAAAGGCTCGCAATTCACCTCTCTTTATCAGCTCATAAACGGTATGCTTCGATATTTTAAATATCGTAGCGATTTCATCTGGCGTATACATTTGGTCATTCATTCTGGACCCTCCTAGCAACTCCATATTAATAGTATAATTGAAGTTTTAATTAGTTTCTATGATTTTTATCATGTATCGTTAAGTTTTGTTAAGTTTTGTTAAGTTCCATCGATTTTGGTTGAATTAGTCTGTTGATTTCCGCTGCAGGTGCTCAGCGACCCAGCGGGGAGTCCGGGAGCCTGTCTAGCTGCAGCGGCTAGGGGCTCGGGGTCATAAGCCAATCCGTCAAGAAGGTCAAAGAACGACCTTCATGCCGGCTCGTCTTATGCCTGTCGCCCCTGGGCAAGCCGCTTCCGCTTTTCGTTCTCCTCGGCGCCCTAGCGCCTGTGGGGTCTCCCGAGACACCTTCTCCCGCAGGAGTCTCGCACCTTCCGCTCCAATCAACAAATGTTCAAAAATCAACCATGTTCTTTCATTGGTAAATTAATTAAATATGAAACCAAAGTACTATTTTCTACGTCTTATTCATGATATCCTATTTTTTCCGAGTTGTGATTTTGGATTAATAAAAATATAATGAAAGAATGGACTTTCGTCAGTGGCTAATAGTATAACTCACTGATAGAAGAGATTCACTTTATTAGAGTAGGGGATTTAACATGGCTACTAATCAAAAAAATACACCTCGACTAGACTACGGTTTAGTTTTAATATTATTTTTATTATTTTTATCCAGTTGTTTGGCAATCTATAGTGCCCAAGGACAATACGAAGGAAATTTCTTATTTAAACAAATCTTTTGGTATGCAGTTGGTACTGGTATTATTGCTAGTGTCATTACATTGGATTCGGATCAGTTAAAAAAAATATCATGGTATGTTTATGGCCTCGGGTTAGTCGTACAAGGTTTTTTAATTGTGGCCCCAACAAGTATTGCGCCTGTCATCAATGGTTCGAAAAACTGGTACAAGTTGCCTTTTGGTTTAGGAACAATTCAGCCTTCAGAGTTTGTTAAAGTTTTTCTTATTTTGACATTAGCGAGAGTGATCATTGAACATCATCAGAATAATCAAGTGAAAACGATCAAAACCGATTTCTGGCTGCTTGTAAAAATTGGACTAGTCACGTTTGCGCCATTGATTTTAGTTATAAAGGAAGACCTTGGAACTTCACTTGTATTTATCGCCATTATGCTTGGTATGATTTTTATTTCAGGGATAAACTGGAGGCTGTTATTGCCGATTTTTAGTACCCGGTATATTGCTCGTTTCTTCCATCTTCTATTTAGTGATTGCGAAACCAGAGTTACTAGAAAAAGCGCTTGGTGTTGAGCAATATCAATTTAATCGAATTTATTCGTGGTTGGACCCATATAACTTCCAAGATTCAACCGGTGACCAATTGACGCAATCGCTGCTTGCAATTGGATCTGGTGAGACGGTCGGAAAAGGTTTTGGTAAAGGGGAAGTCTATTTACCAGAAGGGCAAACGGATTTTATCTTTAGTATTGTTGGTGAACAATTTGGGTTTGTAGGGGCGAGTGTCGTTGTCAGCTTGTTCTTTCTGCTCATTTATCATATTACGAGAATCGGTATGGAGACGAAGAATGATTTTTATACGTTTATTTGTGTGGGTGTGATTAGTATGATTACCTTCCACGTTTTTCAAAATGTTGGGATGACCATCGGGGTCCTTCCAATTACCGGTATTCCTTTGCCGTTTGTCAGTTATGGTGGTAGCTCGCTTATGGGGAATATGCTTGCGATCGGGTTGATTTTTTCGATACGGTACCATCACAAAAAATATATGTTTTCAACCTCAGATTAAAAAGAGTGGGAGCCTCAATGAAATGGCGCTCCCACTTTTTTTATTCAATAACCCCCGCATCAATAATTTTAACTTTTGTTTCTATTTTTATCGGTACCGTTTTATAGGTGGTTTTCCATTTTTCATAGTCGAAATGTCTCGTTCTTGATTTAACAAAATGGCCGATTCCAACTGGATCAATTCCAATTTCTTTAAAATGATTGAGTAGCTTCAAGCTTTCTTGATTTACTTTTTTCTCCATATTTTTTTCAATCGCTTTTATGGCTTTCGACGAAAGTTTATTTCCTGAGAATTCTCGAATGGATCCTTTTATTTTAATGTGAATGGTTACTTCAGTAGGATTCTTCTTTGATAATTCAAAATGGGTTTTCGATAAAATGCTCCGTACAGCAGCCTCTTCATCACCCATTTTTATTTTATAGGTTCCTTCGCTATATTGATCGACCAATAGTTTAAAAAAGAACATTTTGCTTGTGGGAAGGGTGTCGACGACTTTATCCTTTTTAAAGAGACTTATCCCGCTTATTTCCATTTTATCTTTACCAATTTTTTTTAATGTCGGAAGATAGGAGTCTTTACCTGTTTGGAAAAAATCGTAAATGAACCTATGGAGATTGGACTTTGGCAAATCACGGGCTTTAATATTTTGTTCAATTAGATTAGAAATATAGGTAGCGTTTCCACTTGTTCCATAATCGTGCTTTAATAGCTCACTTGCTTTTCCATCTACGACGACTAAGTATAGCCGCTCACCAATTGTTGCATCCCGTTGCAGCGAGTCAATGAGGTCAATAATGCCGTTTTTGGCTAATTTTTCACCAAATAAAGCGACCTGTAAGCTCCCAATTACGAGGGGATCGGCTGATTGTCGTTGCATTTCAAGAAACAATTCGCGATTCATGGCAGAAACAGACGTATAGGTCACATTTTTTATGGATTTATCAGGCATATAATTGGGCACTAATGCTGTTCCTAAAATCTGACCTTTTTTATAATAATCAAACCCAAGTCCACTTTCGATGCTGATGTCATCTAATATTTCCTTTTCGACACACCCTGTTAATAGTAGGAGCATCAAGCATATGAAACTACATTTTCTAAGCATGCTTTTTCACCCTCTTGGCAATCATGACGGCAATAAATAAACAAGGTATATAGATACTATTTACAGCAAAACTCATTTTTCCAAACAGATCAGATAGATTATTAATATCCATTCTAGTTATAACGAGGGATGAAGCAATTAAGCAAATAAGGGATAAGACGATGACTCCTTTTTTTTGCTTGAAATTAAATATTTGTTTCATTAGTCGGCTGGCAATCCATAGTGAAATACATACATTCGGTAATACAATAAGATTCCAATTGGCAATCCCTATATACTCAAACCGTTCAACAAAGGGCATCTCAACAATTTTCCAAATGTTTAATGTTGGCCAAATGGTTTCCTGAAGCTGCCGTTCTGAAAAATACGCAAAGGTGATAACGGCTAGTCCGGTATAGATGATGGTTGTAGTTAGAACGGACATATGGGCCCACTTTTTTGATTTTTGAGGGTCTTTAATAAATGGGTAAACAAATAGTAACGTTTCAAAGCCTGTGTATGTTAGGGACATATGAAAATAGGCCATTAATAGCCCTTTAATGGAATGGTCCATAACGGGCTGGATATTACTAATATCGCAATAAGGCAGCGCATAGGCAAAAATGAAAATTAAATAGACTGGCAACACTGTTCCGAAAAAGGCAATCCCTGTTACGGTCCGAAAGCCTCCAAAAACGATATATATACATAAAAATAAAAAAGCGAACGAGAACCAAAAAATATTTAGATCTGGAAAAACCCAAACTTGAATAACTTCAACAAATGCTCTCAAAACTGCTGTGGCATAAAGACAAAAGTAAAAAATAAAGATGGAACTGACTATTTTTCCAAACATTTTCCCGAAAATATATTGATGGACCTTAAATAAATCTCCATCTACGGTTTCTAGAATTTTATACATCATCCATACATGGATGTGGATGGTTAAACCTGCAAGCACTACTGAAACCCATGCATCATATCCAGCATCCTTGGCTATAATTCGTTGATATCCAAGAATACCGATTCCAATTTGCATGCCAATTATTAAATAATAAACAAGGAAAGGGGATATTTTTTTATTTTCAGCAATAGGCTGTGGCAAGTGTATCCCTCCTTTGATTAATGGGATGGCTTTGTTAGATTTGTCTGTTGATTTTCACTGCAGGTGCTCCAATCAACTTTGCACAAAAATCAACATTCACTTTAATAAGTCAATGGAAAAAATAAGTATCATTCATCAATATCCTTCTTTTCTTTCGCCTTTTTTGTATTAAAGCGATTGGGTTGATTTGTTCGCAAATAACTAGGCCTTACTGAAAGCTTTTTAAACGGTAGACGAACAAATGCATCCTTTATGTCGACTGTCCTTGGAGGATAAATCGGTTCCAAGAACGGTCGACCTAGTGATGTAAGTCTTAGTAAATGTGTAAGCAATAGACAGAAACAATAGACGATGCCCACTAATCCCCACAATTCGGCAAAAAATAAAAATGGAAAACGCATTAAACGAATGGTGTTGCCCATTTTATAGACGGGAGTAGTAAACGAGGCAAGTGCTGCTAAGGCAACAATGATTAATAAAACGTTACTCGTCAATCCAGCTTCAACTGAAGCCGTTCCAATCACGATCCCGCCTACGATACCGATTGTTTGTCCGACCTTTGTCGGAAGTCTTGCTCCAGCCTCTCTAAGTAATTCGATTGTGAGTTCTAGAAAGAACGCCTCAAGGATAGGAGGTAATGGAATTAACCTTCTTGATGACACAAGCGTTGTTAATAAATCCTTAGGAATCAGTTCATAGTGATAATTGAGGGCTGCCACATAAATCGGTGTGATTAAAAGTGAAAAGGCAACCGCAAATAAACGAATAAGCCGGAAAAACGATGATAAAAACCAATTTAAAAAATAATCTTCAAATGAGCTGAAAAATTCAACAAGTGTCGTCGGTGCGATCAGGACATGTGGAGAACCATCGACCACCACTGCAATTTTTCCTTCTGCTAGAATCGCGGCGACACGGTCGGGTCGCTCAGTATCCAAAAGCTGTGGGAAGGGAGAATTCTCATTATCGCAGATGAGCTGAACAAGATACGAGCTATCTGCAATCAAATCAAAATCTAAATCTTGAATCCGCTGGCGAATCGTATTGACATTTTCTTTATCAGCTATCCCATCTATATGCAATATGGCGATTTCTGTTTTTGAAAGCTTCCCCACTTTCATTTGCTCAATATATAACTCTTTAATTGGAATGCGCTTTCGAATCAGATTTAGATTTTGTCCAATCGATTCGACAAAGGATTCCTTTGGTCCAACAACACTGAATTCCACTTCTGGTGCTGCAATACTGCGCACTATTTCCTTGCGGGCAGAGATAAAAGCAAATTGATTTCGATTTGCTTCGAGAGTGACCATAACATAGCCATCAAACAGTTTTTTCTCAATCATTGCGACATCCTTGCTAATTTGAATATCAGCAACGGGAACGATGGTAGCAATATCCTCAAGAGAATGAAAGGTACATTCCAATAGATTGGGAAGAATACTCGTCTGCAGGACATTATCATCAATCAATGTTGCGATAAATGAAAGATGAAATTGCACATCTGTTTCTTTATTCACACACTCTGTTTTTTTATAATCAGCAGAATTAGCTAGTTTTGTTTCTAACTCTTCTAATTCCTTAGGTTTCCTTTTGAACCAATCCATCATGTTTATCACCTATGTCGTTCTGCCTTTTTTGTATTATTTCCAACACAGGAAATGTTATGAATGGAATGGGAAAAATGAATAGAAGGAGTGGGGGAAAATAACCAATAAAAAAGGACTAGCCAATGTATCCGATGGCTAGCCCCATATTATTAGGGAGAGGATTCTTTATTTTAAAAATTTGTTTTCTAAATCGTCTAGCATTAAGTTTGCGGCAATAACGCCACCAGCAGTGTTCCAGATTACATCATTCACTTTGTGGACATTTCCTTGTTTTGAGACTTCTAGGTTTTTAAATAACGGATCTTGGGTCCATTCCTTTTCTAGCTCAGTTGCAGTGCCATCTCCTGTATCATAGGTGAAGTAAAAAAGGATATCACCATCCATAGCTGGTATACGTTCCTTCGTTACATTACGCTCAGCAAAATCATCTACATTCTGGCTTTCAGGCCGGGCGAACCCTAGTTGATCTAAAATAACCCCAGAAAAAGTATCCTTATGATAGATTCGAACATCACCTGACATAAAGCGCACCATTGAAACCTTCATGCTTAGTTTGTCGCCAAGTTCTTCCTTTAAACCTGCAATTTTGTCTTCGTATGCCTTTAGCACTTCTTGCCCTTTTTCCTCTTTATTAATGGCCTTTGCATAAAGTTTGAAGTTTTCTTGCCAATCGCCACGTAATGTTTCTGCAAAAATAGTAGGAGCAATTGCACTTAATTGCGGATAAATATTTTCTTGGCGCATTTTATTACCTATGATTAGATCTGGCTTTAGAGCCGCAATTGCTTCAACATTGACTTGTGATTCTACCCCGACAACTTGAACATCCTTCATATCTTTAGCAATATGATCATACCAAGGATCTCCTGTCCAAGATTGAACAGCGCCTACTGGAGTTACTCCCATCGCAAGTAATGCTTCTGTGCCTTCATTTGTTAAAATAACAATTTGTTTAGGCGTTTTTTCTAATGTCGTTTCGCCCATTGCATGCTGTATCGTATAGCTTGTTTCTTCGGTTTTCGGTTCCTTTTCCTTCGTTTCCGTTGTCTTGTCTGCTCCATCCTTCCCACAAGCAGCGAGCATAAATAGAGCTCCGAGTATAAGAAGGGATAGGAAAATCTTCAATTTTTTCATCAGTATGTAGCCTCCACTTAATTGTTAATGATAATCATTTTCAATTGAACAACCATATCATAATGGCAATCTAAACACGTTGTCAATACATAAAGTAATTGTTTTGATTAAAAATGAAAACGATTCTCATTGACATTGATTCTCAATTAAAATAGACTGAATTTGAATTCATCTTTTTATAACAATAAAGAGGGTATCTATAATGCTATTAAAAAGTAATGTTGAAAAGTGGGTAGGTTTAATTGTTGTTTTAAGCCTACTTTTGTTATTAGTGTGTTCCAGTGTTGTTTATGGCTACACTGATACTTCTTGGAAGGTTGCACTGGATTCTTTTACAAGCTTTAATGGTTCAAATGAGCATTTGATTCTTCAAACAGTACGTCTCCCGAGGGCGTTTATTGCTGCTGCTGTTGGTGCGAGTTTAGCGATTTCTGGTGTTTTATTACAAACCCTTACGAAAAATCCACTGGCATCCTCTGAATTTTTCGGCGTTAACGCTGGGGCTGGATTGGCTGTTGTCATTGCTGTGGCCATCTACCATTCAAGTAATCTTCAGCTGTTTACATGGGTATCATTTTTCGGTGCTGCAGTGGCAGCAATCTGTGTCTTTGCTGTCGGTTCCGTCGGACGTGAAGGCCTAACACCGATGAAGCTGACCCTTGCTGGTGCAGCTTTGACGGCAATGTTTGCCTCATTAACCCAAGGCTTGCTCGTCATAAATGAAGCGGCACTAGAGCAGGTTTTGTTTTGGCTATCAGGTTCAGTTGCTGGAAGAAAATTAGAAAATTTAATGTCGGTATTGCCGTACCTATCATTTGGTTGGGTTATTGCACTTATCATTTCTGGTAAATTGAATGTGTTTGCGATGGGGGAGGACGTAGCTAAGGGACTAGGATTAAATACAGGTTTTATCAAAGTGATCGCCGTGATCATAGTCATTCTTTTATCAGGTGGAGCAGTTGCCGTGGCAGGTCAAATTGCTTTTATTGGGATAGTTATACCTCATGTAACTCGTGCAATCGTGGGGACGGACCATCGCTGGTTGATTCCCTATTCTGCGTTATTAGGTGGGATTCTCTTAATCGCAGCTGATATCGCAGCACGTTATATTGTGATGCCAGAGGAAATGCCTGTTGGGGTCATGACGGCTATTATTGGAACTCCATTCTTTATTTATCTTGCTAGAAGGGGGTTCAATGGACGATGAATCAATACAAAAATGTAAGATTACTTAATGGAAAAATATCTTACCTAATGAATATACGTGCATTATTCGTGTTTTTTAGCTTGCTGTTTTTGACTGCAGCCGTTTTTGTTGTTAGTACAGGTCTTGGTGAAATGAAAATAGGTCCCTTAAGTGTCCTTGAAGTGCTTTTTGGTGGAGGAACAGACATGGACCGCTTGATCATACAGACCTTTCGCTTACCTAGAATCATTGTTGCAATGATGGTTGGGATGGGCTTAGCTGTCGCTGGCGGCATTCTCCAGGGAATGATCCGCAATCCTTTAGCCTCTCCAGATATTTTAGGGATTACAGGTGGAGCTGCCGTTGCAGTTGTAGGATTTTTAGCTTTTTTTAGTGATGAAAATAATGCGTTAACGGTAAGTATCAAATGGATGCCTGTTGCTGCATTTTTCGGTGCAGTAATGGTAGCTTTTCTTGTTTATTTTTTGGCTTGGAAAAATGGAGTTTCGCCAATCAGACTTGTTTTAATCGGCATTGGAATCATGACGTTAATGAAGGCTTTAACCACCCTGATGATGGTTTTCGGTCCAATCTATCAAGCAAGTCAGGCAAATATTTGGATTACCGGAACCGTCTACGGATCAAATTGGGATAATGTTTCAGTACTTGTTCCGTGGATTTTCATCCTGTTAATCATTACGTTTATTTATGCTCGCCATATTAATATTCAAGAGCTTGGTGATGAAATAGCCATCGGCTTAAGCGGAGAGATTCAACGACAACGCCTCGTACTATTGTTGCTAAGTACTGGACTAATTGGCGGGTCGGTAGCGTTTGCGGGTGGGATTGGGTTTGTTGGCTTAATGGCGCCACATATGGCGCGAAGATTAGTTGGGTCTGCATTTGGGGCACTATTACCTGTTTCAGCACTAATCGGAGCGATTCTTGTGATAGCGGCAGATTTAATTGGACGGACTCTATTTTCACCTCTTGAAATCCCTGCAGGGGTATTTACTGCCAGCATTGGCGCACCTTATTTTATATACCTATTATTTAAAGCACGACAATAAATCAGAAAGACTAGGTAAAGCTTATTGGAACAAAACCAAGTAAAGGTGTGAAAAAAATGAATACGGCGATTGAAACAAATCATCTGAGTCTTTCATATGGAGATACGATAATAATTGAAGATTTAAATGTAAAAATCCCTAAGGGGGAGATTACTGTTTTTATCGGTGGAAATGGCTGTGGTAAATCAACACTGCTTCGCTCGATTGCCCGATTACTTAAACCAAAAACTGGCACTGTACTGCTTGATGGCGCTACTATTGCCAATATGTCAACAAAAAACGTAGCTAAGAAAATGGCGATCTTACCGCAATCACCCATTGCTCCAGAAGGATTAACGGTACTACAGCTTGTTAAACAAGGGCGTTATCCTTATCAATCATGGTTAAAGCAATGGTCAAAAGACGACGAACTAAAGGTAGAGGCTGCCTTAAAAGCAACAGGCATGGAGCTATTTAAGGATCGAAGTGTTGATTCTTTATCAGGTGGACAGAGACAGCGTGCGTGGATTGCCATGACACTTGCCCAAGACACCGAGGTCATTCTATTGGATGAACCAACCACCTATTTAGATATGACCCATCAAATAGAAATTCTTGATTTGTTATTTGAATTAAATGAGCAAGAAAACCGAACCATTGTGATGGTGCTACATGATTTAAATTTGGCCTGTCGCTATGCCCATAATATTGTAGCGATTAAGGATCGGACAATTTATGCACAAGGTAAGCCGGAAACTATTATGAACAGTCATCTCGTCATGAATGTATTTAATATGAAATGTGAAGTCACAATCGATCCGTTATTTGGTACACCTTTGTGCATCCCTTACGGTAAGGGGAGATTCATTCAACAAAAGGGGAAGGTAGTACATGGCTAACAGGATGAGCTTAACTGAAGAAGAACTGACGGAGCTTAAACGTCTCCGTTTGACAGAAAAAAGAGTGTCATCTGAGCTTTCTGTGCCCTTACATGAAATCATGAATGATAGAGAAGGCTGCCTAGCATATTTACAACGTGTTAAGGAAGAAGTCGGCGCTCCGAACGATAAGGTTGCAGTTTCGATCCTGATGAAACGGTACGCATTTCTTCCTGCTATTTATTTGTACGCGATGACCGTTTGGAACAAACGTCTGAATATTACGTTTGAAAATGTATCGATTGAGTCCAGCTATCAAGGAGATTTGTGGCTTCCTTCTTTCTGTTTTAATGATTTAAGCTTCTTTGAAGCATCTGAACCACGTCATGAATGGCGTCGTGAGGCAGTAGCAGAAGTGTTTGCCAAGCATATATTTCCATTGATGAATGCTTTTGTTCGTATTTCGAAAATCTCGAAGTATATTTTATGGGAAAACATTGCCGTATACATCTTTTGGTTGTACGAATCTTTTCTAAATGAATGTAAAGATGATGCAGTTAGAGAAAGAGCTGTCGATGACTTTCAATTTATCGTAAAGCATGCGAGTGGTGAGTTATTCGGTGATTACCACCAAAATCCATTAACCAAATACTACACGAAATCTGTATATAACAAGGAACAAAATAGAGAAGTCCGGGTAAGGACAACCTGCTGCTTTACAAATCAATTAAAAAAGAACATGAAAAGTTGTAATATCTGTCCGGTTACTTGTAATAAATTAAAATAACGAGTTAGTTTGTCCATGTCATAATTGGGGAGAGGTTACGATGGAACAAGCAATCCGGAATTTTTTTCTTTTTTTATCGAAAAATAAAACAATGACCAAGCTCGCAAAGAAATACGGGTTGCGATTTGGTGCGTCGCGCTTTGTGGCCGGAGAAAGTATTGAACAAACTATTGAGGTGATCAAAGGATTGAACGCACAAGGTTTGTTGGTCACATTAGACTATTTAGGTGAATTTGTTGACAGTGAAGGAGAAGCAATTGAAGTAGCATCGCATTCCATTAATGCAATTGAAGTGATCGGCCAAGAAAACCTGAACGTCCAGCTCTCCATAAAACTAACTTCATTAGGGTTAGACATTTCCGAGGAAGTAGTGATGAGAAATTTACATCAAATCCTGGAGACAGCAAAAAAACACCATGTGTTTGTTACGATTGATATGGAGGACTTCAATCATTGTCTAAAAACGATTGAGATTTTTAAAAAGCTTAAAGTTCAATATAATCATGTCGGAACGGTCCTTCAGGCCTATTTATTCCGAACGATGGAAGACATTATCGATTTAAGTCCATACTCACCAAATCTTCGTTTAGTTAAAGGTGCTTATAAAGAACCTCCATCCGTTGCCTTCCCCGAGAAAAAAGATGTCGATGAAAACTTCAAGAATATCATTAAGCTTCACCTTTTGAATGGTCATTACACGGCTGTCGCTACCCATGATGATGTCATGATTGAATATACGAAACAATTCGTTCGTGAACACAATATTTCAACTGACCAATTTGAGTTTCAAATGCTCTATGGCATTCGTCCTGAAAGACAATTAGAGCTTGTAAAAGAGGGCTATAAGATGCGCGTCTACGTCCCTTTTGGAACTGATTGGTACGGCTATTTTATGCGCAGATTAGCAGAGCGTCCAGCTAATGTAGGGTTTGTGCTGAAAGGGATGCTAAAGCGCTAGACCTATGCAGACAGGGTCAAACCACAAAGCTACAATCTTGAACCGCGAACTTGTAAATCGTAGGTGAGGTCTGACCCTAATCCCAAAGTTACTTCTTGAATTGGTTGTTTTGGCTATTAACTTTATCGATACCGGCCATCTCTCCACCAGGTCCGGCATTACCTTTAACACTTGCTGCACTAACACCAGCTTTAGAAGGATTTTTCTTATGCTTCGCCATAATATATCACCTCCGTTTATAGATTACCCAAAATAATCAATCCTCATTTTTAAAAAATATTTCGCAAAGGAATATTGATTAAATATTCAAAATATTCTATAGTATAGATATCCACTTTGATGGGCGTAAATCCAAGCTTAGAAGATGATGGATCAAATGAACTCAATTTAAATTTTTTTGGCACAAAAATGAATGAGTACTCATTCATAAAAACAAAGTGTCGAAGGAGGAAAAACATTGATTCAACGGATAAACAAAGCTGCTGTATTAGGTTCAGGGGTTATGGGGTCAGGAATCGCTGCCCATCTTGCTAACATTGGCATACCAACACTATTACTGGATATTGTACCGAATGAAGTAACGGATGAAGAAAAAGCAAAAGGTTTTACATTGCAAAATAAACAGGTTCGAAATCGTTACAGCAATCAAGCACTTCAGAAGCTACTAAAGCAAAAACCAGCACCACTTGCCTCTAAACAAAATCTCGCGTTAATAGAGTCCGGAAATTTTGAAGACGATATGGTCCGGCTCAAAGAAGTTGATTGGATTATTGAAGTTGTCGTTGAAAACTTAAACATAAAGCATAAAGTTTTTGAAAAGGTGGATCAGTATCGCAAACCGGGCAGCATTGTTAGCTCGAATACCTCTGGGATTTCAATCGAAGCTATGGCCGAGGGAAGAAGCGATGACTTTAAAGCCCACTTTCTAGGAACGCATTTCTTTAATCCACCCCGCTACTTAAAATTA
The DNA window shown above is from Bacillus sp. T3 and carries:
- a CDS encoding IucA/IucC family C-terminal-domain containing protein, with translation MANRMSLTEEELTELKRLRLTEKRVSSELSVPLHEIMNDREGCLAYLQRVKEEVGAPNDKVAVSILMKRYAFLPAIYLYAMTVWNKRLNITFENVSIESSYQGDLWLPSFCFNDLSFFEASEPRHEWRREAVAEVFAKHIFPLMNAFVRISKISKYILWENIAVYIFWLYESFLNECKDDAVRERAVDDFQFIVKHASGELFGDYHQNPLTKYYTKSVYNKEQNREVRVRTTCCFTNQLKKNMKSCNICPVTCNKLK
- a CDS encoding proline dehydrogenase: MEQAIRNFFLFLSKNKTMTKLAKKYGLRFGASRFVAGESIEQTIEVIKGLNAQGLLVTLDYLGEFVDSEGEAIEVASHSINAIEVIGQENLNVQLSIKLTSLGLDISEEVVMRNLHQILETAKKHHVFVTIDMEDFNHCLKTIEIFKKLKVQYNHVGTVLQAYLFRTMEDIIDLSPYSPNLRLVKGAYKEPPSVAFPEKKDVDENFKNIIKLHLLNGHYTAVATHDDVMIEYTKQFVREHNISTDQFEFQMLYGIRPERQLELVKEGYKMRVYVPFGTDWYGYFMRRLAERPANVGFVLKGMLKR
- a CDS encoding YuzL family protein, producing MAKHKKNPSKAGVSAASVKGNAGPGGEMAGIDKVNSQNNQFKK